In Papio anubis isolate 15944 chromosome 17, Panubis1.0, whole genome shotgun sequence, the following are encoded in one genomic region:
- the MIEF2 gene encoding mitochondrial dynamics protein MID49 isoform X1, with product MSEGHSPAHLPGPEGSVPLAEREEHGLGPRSLPPLPKCWAPPSHTLQACPHLPSLLGMPSYRQTMAEFSQKRGKRRGDEGLGSMVDFLLANARLVLGVGGAAVLGIATLAVKRFIDRATSPRDEDDTKGDSWKELSLLKATPHLQPRPPPAALSQPVLPLAPSPSAPEGPAETGPEVTPQLSSPAPLCLTLQERLLAFERDHVTIPAAQVALAKQLAGDIALELQAYFRSKFPELPFGAFVPGGPLYDGLQAGAADHVRLLVPLVLEPGLWSLVPGVDTVARDPRCWAVRRTQLEFCPRGSSPWDRFLVGGYLSSRILLELLRKALAASVNWPAIGSLLGCLIWPSMASEELLLEVQHERLELTVAVLVAVPGASADDRLLLAWPLEGLAGNLWLQDLYPVEAARLRALDDHDAGTRRRLLLLLCAVCRGCSALGQLGRGHLTQVVLRLGEDNVDWTEEALGERFLQALELLIGSLEQASLPCHFNPSVNLFSSLREEEIDDIGYALYSGLQEPEGLL from the exons ATGTCCGAAGGTCACAGCCCAGCTCATCTCCCAGGGCCTGAGGGCAGTGTCCCCCTCGCAGAACGTGAGGAACATGGACTGGGCCCTAGGTCtttgcctccacttcccaagtgcTGGGCCCCACCCAGCCACACACTTCAAGCCTGCCCACATCTGCCCTCACTGCTGGGTATGCCATCTTACAG GCAGACCATGGCAGAGTTCTCCCAGAAACGGGGGAAGCGACGTGGCGACGAGGGGCTGGGCAGCATGGTGGACTTCCTCCTGGCCAATGCCCGCCTGGTGCTGGGCGTGGGCGGGGCTGCTGTGCTGGGCATTGCCACCCTGGCCGTGAAGCGG TTCATTGACAGGGCCACTAGCCCACGGGACGAGGATGACACCAAGGGAGACAGCTGGAAGGAACTGAGCCTGCTCAAGGCCACACCACACCTGCAGCCCCGGCCTCCACCTGCTGCCCTCAGCCAGCCAGTGTTGCCCTTGGCCCCCTCGCCCTCTGCCCCAG AGGGGCCTGCAGAAACTGGTCCTGAGGTGACACCACAGCTCAGCTCCCCAGCACCGCTGTGTCTGACACTGCAGGAGAGGCTGCTGGCCTTCGAGCGGGACCATGTGACCATCCCAGCAGCCCAGGTGGCTTTGGCCAAACAGCTGGCTGGCGACATTGCCCTGGAGCTGCAGGCCTACTTTCGGAGCAAGTTCCCGGAACTGCCCTTTGGGGCATTTGTGCCTGGGGGGCCGCTGTATGATGGGCTGCAGGCAGGGGCCGCGGACCATGTGCGTCTCCTGGTGCCACTGGTGCTGGAGCCCGGCCTATGGAGCCTGGTGCCGGGCGTGGACACTGTGGCGAGGGACCCTCGCTGCTGGGCCGTGCGCAGGACTCAGCTTGAGTTCTGCCCCCGCGGGAGCAGCCCCTGGGACCGCTTCCTGGTCGGGGGCTACCTCTCTTCCCGCATCCTGCTGGAGCTACTCCGCAAGGCGCTGGCTGCCTCTGTCAACTGGCCGGCCATTGGCAGCCTTCTTGGGTGCCTGATCTGGCCCAGCATGGCCTCAGAGGAGCTGCTGCTCGAGGTGCAGCACGAGCGCCTGGAGCTCACCGTGGCTGTGCTTGTGGCAGTCCCTGGGGCCAGTGCTGACGACCGCCTCCTCTTGGCCTGGCCCCTGGAGGGGCTGGCGGGGAACCTCTGGCTGCAGGACCTGTATCCAGTGGAGGCTGCAAGGCTGCGAGCCCTGGACGACCATGACGCTGGGACCCGCCgtcggctgctgctgctgctgtgtgcTGTCTGCCGTGGCTGCTCGGCCCTGGGGCAGCTGGGCCGGGGTCACCTGACCCAGGTGGTCCTGCGTCTGGGGGAGGACAATGTGGACTGGACGGAGGAGGCCTTGGGTGAGCGCTTCCTGCAAGCCCTGGAACTGCTCATCGGCAGCCTGGAGCAGGCCAGCCTGCCCTGCCACTTCAACCCCAGCGTGAACCTCTTCAGCAGCTTGCGTGAGGAGGAGATTGACGACATTGGCTATGCGCTGTACAGTGGCCTACAGGAGCCCGAGGGGCTGCTCTAG
- the MIEF2 gene encoding mitochondrial dynamics protein MID49 isoform X2 has translation MAEFSQKRGKRRGDEGLGSMVDFLLANARLVLGVGGAAVLGIATLAVKRFIDRATSPRDEDDTKGDSWKELSLLKATPHLQPRPPPAALSQPVLPLAPSPSAPEGPAETGPEVTPQLSSPAPLCLTLQERLLAFERDHVTIPAAQVALAKQLAGDIALELQAYFRSKFPELPFGAFVPGGPLYDGLQAGAADHVRLLVPLVLEPGLWSLVPGVDTVARDPRCWAVRRTQLEFCPRGSSPWDRFLVGGYLSSRILLELLRKALAASVNWPAIGSLLGCLIWPSMASEELLLEVQHERLELTVAVLVAVPGASADDRLLLAWPLEGLAGNLWLQDLYPVEAARLRALDDHDAGTRRRLLLLLCAVCRGCSALGQLGRGHLTQVVLRLGEDNVDWTEEALGERFLQALELLIGSLEQASLPCHFNPSVNLFSSLREEEIDDIGYALYSGLQEPEGLL, from the exons ATGGCAGAGTTCTCCCAGAAACGGGGGAAGCGACGTGGCGACGAGGGGCTGGGCAGCATGGTGGACTTCCTCCTGGCCAATGCCCGCCTGGTGCTGGGCGTGGGCGGGGCTGCTGTGCTGGGCATTGCCACCCTGGCCGTGAAGCGG TTCATTGACAGGGCCACTAGCCCACGGGACGAGGATGACACCAAGGGAGACAGCTGGAAGGAACTGAGCCTGCTCAAGGCCACACCACACCTGCAGCCCCGGCCTCCACCTGCTGCCCTCAGCCAGCCAGTGTTGCCCTTGGCCCCCTCGCCCTCTGCCCCAG AGGGGCCTGCAGAAACTGGTCCTGAGGTGACACCACAGCTCAGCTCCCCAGCACCGCTGTGTCTGACACTGCAGGAGAGGCTGCTGGCCTTCGAGCGGGACCATGTGACCATCCCAGCAGCCCAGGTGGCTTTGGCCAAACAGCTGGCTGGCGACATTGCCCTGGAGCTGCAGGCCTACTTTCGGAGCAAGTTCCCGGAACTGCCCTTTGGGGCATTTGTGCCTGGGGGGCCGCTGTATGATGGGCTGCAGGCAGGGGCCGCGGACCATGTGCGTCTCCTGGTGCCACTGGTGCTGGAGCCCGGCCTATGGAGCCTGGTGCCGGGCGTGGACACTGTGGCGAGGGACCCTCGCTGCTGGGCCGTGCGCAGGACTCAGCTTGAGTTCTGCCCCCGCGGGAGCAGCCCCTGGGACCGCTTCCTGGTCGGGGGCTACCTCTCTTCCCGCATCCTGCTGGAGCTACTCCGCAAGGCGCTGGCTGCCTCTGTCAACTGGCCGGCCATTGGCAGCCTTCTTGGGTGCCTGATCTGGCCCAGCATGGCCTCAGAGGAGCTGCTGCTCGAGGTGCAGCACGAGCGCCTGGAGCTCACCGTGGCTGTGCTTGTGGCAGTCCCTGGGGCCAGTGCTGACGACCGCCTCCTCTTGGCCTGGCCCCTGGAGGGGCTGGCGGGGAACCTCTGGCTGCAGGACCTGTATCCAGTGGAGGCTGCAAGGCTGCGAGCCCTGGACGACCATGACGCTGGGACCCGCCgtcggctgctgctgctgctgtgtgcTGTCTGCCGTGGCTGCTCGGCCCTGGGGCAGCTGGGCCGGGGTCACCTGACCCAGGTGGTCCTGCGTCTGGGGGAGGACAATGTGGACTGGACGGAGGAGGCCTTGGGTGAGCGCTTCCTGCAAGCCCTGGAACTGCTCATCGGCAGCCTGGAGCAGGCCAGCCTGCCCTGCCACTTCAACCCCAGCGTGAACCTCTTCAGCAGCTTGCGTGAGGAGGAGATTGACGACATTGGCTATGCGCTGTACAGTGGCCTACAGGAGCCCGAGGGGCTGCTCTAG